GTATATCTTCTCGGGTGACTTGTAGCTTGAACCTACTGCTTAGGATGTCCTCTAGAGGCCCTGGACCCAatgccttctttatttcttcctccatttcctgtgTAAGATTAATGATCCGATCCACTTCTCTGCCTTTTTCCTTGTCCCCGAGAGGCTTTTTATTTGCAGCAAGTACTGGTGTCTTGTCGGGGAGTAAAGTACCTCTGCTACCACTATCCAGGTTGCTTTGTGCTGATGTTTCCGGTAAGTCTGGCCTGTGTGGATCGGCTCTTACATGGTCTACACACTGAAGGTCTGGAGGTAACCTTCTGTGCTTTTTCTGTGGGGTGGGGTGATCGTTTTCCTCCAGGATGGAATAGGAGGAATGGGGACGCTTGCGACCCGTGCCCCCATCAGTAGGCTTCCTCTCCGTTTTAGCCTGCTCTGGAGGTTCTTTCATATTCTGCAGgactttctgttttcttggaCTCTCCTCATGGAGTTTAAGGACATGACCCCTGCCTGGCTCTTCTTCCTGATGGTCCGGATGCTGTTGCTCCTGAGGGGTGGTCTTCTGAGCATCGCCAGGCTCTCTAAATACTATCTCTGTTCCCTCCTGGAATTTCTTTCTTGGGACTTGTCCCAAATCTTCAGGCTCAGATTCTGCCCCCCTTTCATGCTGGAATTTGCGCTTTCGCGCTTTTCCTGCATCTTCGGGCTTCATCCCTATCCCAGGCATTTTAGATTGATTGTTCGAGGGTGTTGGTTCTCCTGTAGTTCTGCCTTTTTAGATTGAAGGAAAAGCAGTTGTGGGCCTGGCTCCAGGTGGGTTTTCTTGGGTTGATGTCCCTTGAGCCTGAAGAGTCCCTTCTTCCAACGCTTGGTGGGTCCAAGGAAGGAAAGCTATTAGCCTCTGAATGGCTCTTCTTTATAAAGAGTTGACTTTATGGGTCAGGGGTCCACTCTAGAAGACTCCAAGGTGAACTAAGAATACTTCAGAAGTATCCTTATAGGTAGCTGTAACCAGCTAAATATATACAACTTTGAAATAGGACCAATTGTCTTATTTCTTCACTAGTAAGTCACGAGGCCTAAGCCTAGCAGCGAAAGCATCGGAGGCAACCTCACGAATGATGTCTTACTCAGGGGGTTGCCCCTAGACACAGCCTTCAAGGTTCCATAGCTGGTTGTGATGTCACCTGAAAGACCCCAAAGCAACATTTTGGAGGGTAGATGCCCTCCCCAAACACAACCTGGGTCCAGGATTTCAGAGCTCCTTTGCTGGAGTGGGAAGTTTGAATGAATTGATACAAATTTAAGTCCCTGTGGCAGAGCACGGGGTTACCTAAGTCATCTCAGCTTAGTTCAGTTGGTCCTGAGTAGTACATTTGTCTTCTAGGAAACTGTCCCATCATGGCCAACTATAAAACCATAAGTGCCCCCTCAAA
Above is a genomic segment from Apodemus sylvaticus chromosome 16, mApoSyl1.1, whole genome shotgun sequence containing:
- the LOC127666608 gene encoding sentrin-specific protease 2-like, whose amino-acid sequence is MPGIGMKPEDAGKARKRKFQHERGAESEPEDLGQVPRKKFQEGTEIVFREPGDAQKTTPQEQQHPDHQEEEPGRGHVLKLHEESPRKQKVLQNMKEPPEQAKTERKPTDGGTGRKRPHSSYSILEENDHPTPQKKHRRLPPDLQCVDHVRADPHRPDLPETSAQSNLDSGSRGTLLPDKTPVLAANKKPLGDKEKGREVDRIINLTQEMEEEIKKALGPGPLEDILSSRFKLQVTREDIQTLESGRWLNDDIINFYLNLLVERNEEQGYPALHVFSTFFYPKLKHSGYSSVKRWTRGVDIFEKEVIIVPIHQQVHWSLVVIDIRKQNIAYLDSMGQSGNSICETIFQYLQNESRTRRNIELDPLEWKRYSMTSEEIPQQLNGSDCGVFTCKYADYIARDQPVTFTQQDMPFFRKKMVWEILHSHLL